Proteins from a genomic interval of Zingiber officinale cultivar Zhangliang chromosome 2A, Zo_v1.1, whole genome shotgun sequence:
- the LOC122042362 gene encoding uncharacterized protein LOC122042362: MRDHKIKCDIACKTKMIMKDESITKHTGGSIFFGAHRERMKKKLGREVDQFEVFERMHKRKQDTGEFMDNKSARVNEQYRQRQNVDDHSTNLSFNLQSWCDVVGGQYKGRVYGFGRNQHFRRSYNGSSNEINSNEKKQRTFTRN, encoded by the exons ATGAGAGATCACAAGATCAAATGTGATATTGCATGTAAAACTAAAATGATAATGAAGGATGAGTCTATTACCAAACATACCGGGGGTTCAATTTTTTTTGGAGCACACCGCGAGAGGATG aaaaaaaaattaggacGAGAAGTGGATCAATTTGAAGTTTTTGAACGAATGcataaaaggaagcaagatacTGGAGAGTTTATGGATAACAAATCGGCCCGAGTTAAT GAACAATATAGACAACGACAAAATGTTGATGATCACTCTACTAATCTTTCATTCAATCTCCAATCATGGTGTGATGTGGTGGGTGGCCAATATAAGGGAAGAGTGTATGGATTTGGACGCAATCAACACTTTAGAAGATCATACAATGGAAGCTCCAACGAAATAAACTCCaatgaaaaaaaacaaagaactttCACAAGAAATTGA